CCTTCGAGGTCAGCGAGCACAGCCGCTCGCGCGCGCTGCTCGATGCGGTGCGCGGCCGCGCGAAGGTCAGCGAGCAGGCCACCAGCACCGTCGACCTCGCCACGCTGCAGCGCACGCTGGCCGCCGACGAGCGCGTGGTGCAGTTCCACTCGCTGCCCGACCGGCTGGTGGTGTGGGTGGTGAGCCCGAGCGCGATCCAGGAGAAGACGGTGGCCGTGAAGCGCGACGAGCTCAACGAGCTGGTCGAGACCTTCCGCAACTCCATCGTGCGCGGGCGCCGCACCGCCATCACCAACGCCGACAAGCTCGGTGCCGCGCTGCTCGGGCCGCTCGGCCTTGCGCCGGGGCAGCGCCTGATCATCGTGCCGCACGGCCCGCTGCACTACCTGCCGTTCCAGGCGCTGCGGCTCGATGGCCGCTACGTGATCGAGACGCACCCGGTGTCGGTCGCGCCGTCGATGAGCATCGCGGTGCAGCTGGCACAGCGCACGCCGCGCGTGAACGCCTCGCTGGTGGCTTTCGGCAATCCGCGCATCGAGGACAAGTACGACCTGCCCGGCGCCGAGACCGAGGTCAAGCAGCTCGCGCAACTGTTCCCGCGCAACACCGTGTACATGGGCGCGGCCGCCACCAAGACGCAGTTCCGCGAGGTGGCCGCACGCTCGCCGCTGATGCACGTGGCCGCGCACGCCGAGGCGGATGCGGTCGATCCGCTGTACTCGCGCATCCTGCTGGCCAACGAAGGCGGCAAGCAGAACTTCCTCGAAGCGCACGAGATCCTCGGCATGCCGATGGACGGCACCGCGCTGGTCACGCTCTCGGCCTGCGAATCGGGGCTCGGGCGCATCGCACAGGGCGACGAGGTGCTGGGCTTCACGCGCTCGTTCCTCTCGGCCGGCAGCTCCAGCCTGATCGCCTCGCTGTGGCCGGTGTCGGACGACGCGACCGCGGTGCTCATGAGCACGCTCTACGGCGAACTCTCCAAGGGCCGCGACCTGCAGAAGGCCATGCAGGCCGGACAACTCGCCGTGCTGAAGGACCCCAAGATGTCTCATCCCTTCTTCTGGGCGCCGTTCAATCTGATCGGCAACTGGCGCTTGACGGTAGGGAGCTGAGCCATGCGCAATGCCATGAACAGCACCCGCTCCCTTGCCCTCGCTCCGCGCAGCGCGCTGCGTCCCATCGCCTGGGCCGCTGGTGCCCTGGTGTCGGCCGTCCTCTTCATGGCTGCGGATCGCGCGCATGCCGAGGAACAAGCGCAGGTTGAACCGCAAGCCGCATCCGTCAACGATGCTGGCGACACCGAACTGCTCCCCACCAAGGACCCGTGCGGCACCTGCGACCGGCCGCTCGCGCAGGCGACAGGCACCGTCGCGCCGCAGAGCCTGCCGGCACCGCCGCGCCCCGCCGGCACGACGTTCAAGCTCAACGACCTGCGCCTGAACGGCGTCAAGGCGCTCACCAACGAAGAGCTGCAGTCGATCACCGCGCCCTACATCGGCCGCGACGTCACGCTGGGCGATC
This region of Variovorax sp. RKNM96 genomic DNA includes:
- a CDS encoding CHAT domain-containing protein; this translates as MASAQPQAPNAEAAASKAEQARLADTDTLLALTSEGAVLYGQDAVKLSGYQYCSQAVALAEAGEFRQSIRAASKALHLANATRDPNLMAMANRDLAIVYSYSGQLEKAEEFAREALKHPARDPKLVVGPVQKVIGDVRTRRGDFSGAVISYDEALANSSPRYAPLVQASLVNALIESGDAARAREVLGTMAPPKDAPLTAQLDRTRARLLLAENKPAEARDMYRALTARQVGADTEYYRLWAWDGVARSEMALGQKQAAAEAVGQALGGVDKVRAKFRSEEFKMGLFSDLQSVFERGVSVYSDAGDARAAFEVSEHSRSRALLDAVRGRAKVSEQATSTVDLATLQRTLAADERVVQFHSLPDRLVVWVVSPSAIQEKTVAVKRDELNELVETFRNSIVRGRRTAITNADKLGAALLGPLGLAPGQRLIIVPHGPLHYLPFQALRLDGRYVIETHPVSVAPSMSIAVQLAQRTPRVNASLVAFGNPRIEDKYDLPGAETEVKQLAQLFPRNTVYMGAAATKTQFREVAARSPLMHVAAHAEADAVDPLYSRILLANEGGKQNFLEAHEILGMPMDGTALVTLSACESGLGRIAQGDEVLGFTRSFLSAGSSSLIASLWPVSDDATAVLMSTLYGELSKGRDLQKAMQAGQLAVLKDPKMSHPFFWAPFNLIGNWRLTVGS